The Haloarcula sp. CBA1127 genomic interval TGACCCGGCTTCTCCAATGCAAACTGCTTGGCCGCGTCTTCGGCGTCCTCGAACACGTATGAGGTGGTCTGGTACAGCGGCGGCGCACGCGAGCGGGCCTCGGCGTCCGGCTCCTGCCCGACGTGCAGCGCGTCGGTTTCGAATCCGTGGTCTTGGTCGTCACTCATACTCTTTCGTTTTACCGGACGGGTCTTAATTGCGCCTCAATCGGTGAGGCCCGCCACTGCTACGAGATACCGGTGATTCTTCGCGCCGTTTGCAAACAGATTTGGGTACAGTAGACCGAATAGAGCCGTTATCGTGCTTATACATAAACAGGTTGACGGCTTCTGGCCGGGAACGAGTGGTGCGACGGCTGTCGCACCCGGAGCGACCCGGGGAAGGGCAGGCTTGCATTAGTGAGCTTCTGACATAGCTGACGAGCATACCGCGCGCCGACGGGGCGCGGTTTCTCCGGAATCGCAGAGCGATTCCGGCCTTTTTCGCCCACGTTTTTCGAGGAGCCGTCCCACAGCGCGCTCGTAGAGCGCGCGAGGAACGGCGACACTGAAAAAGGTGGTTTAGCTGAACTTCCGGACCGTCATATCCAGCGTATCAAGGTCCAAAATCGGCGCGAAACCGGCGTCAGGGTCGATGTTGACACTTTTCTGGAATTCAGTCTGGGCCTGCCAGCAGCCGGAGTTCAGGGCAACGACGTTGTGATACTCGCCCCAGCCGAGTTTGTGGACGTGGCCGGTGTGGAACACGTCGGGCACCTCTTCCATGACCAGATAATCGCGGTCCTCGGGAGCGAGTCGGGTGTGGCCGCCGTACTGCGGCGCAACGTGGCGCTTCTTCAAGAGCTGGTACATCGCCTTGTGTGGCTCCTCGTAGCTGGCCTCCTCTTCCGGGAGTTCGGCGATGACTTCGTCGAGCGAGACGCCGTGGTACATCAGCACCGTGACGCCCTCAACAGTGACCAGCGAGGGGTTTGAATGGACCTGGGCGTCGTGGGCACTCATGATATCCCGGAGTTCCTCGTCGAAGCCGGGCTGGGGTTCGGCCAGCCGAACGGCGTCGTGGTTGCCCGGGATCATCCGGATTTCCATGTCAGCCGGGACTTCCTTGAGGTACTCCGAGAACGCGCGGTACTGGTCGTAGATATCGATGATGTCCAGTTCCTTGTCCTGCTCGGGATAGATGCCGACACCTTCGACCATGTCGCCGGCGATGAGCAGGTATTCGACGTGCTCGGCCTCCGGCGTGTGGAGCCAGTCGGTGAAGCGGTGCCAGGCGTCCTCCATGAACTCCTGACTGCCGACGTGGACATCGGAGATGAGCGCCGCCTGAACGTGGCGGTCGGCGGTCGAGGGGCTGTGCGTTCGGGGCACGTCCGGGAAGTACAGCGAGTCGACGAACAGGATGCCAGCGTCGTCGGCCAGCGTCCCCTCGACGGCGATAACCTCGTCCATGAGCAACTGCTGGACGAGGTCGGCGATAGGGCGGTCTTTCATGACCAGGCAGGGGAATGTCCCGTTCGTGTCTTCCAGTTCGACCAGCCAATGACCGCTGGCGGTCGAGCGGATGTCAGAGACCATGCCGATCAGCGCCGCGTCGCTGCCACCGCCCATGTTCTCGATGGCGTCGGTCGGTCGGTGGTTCACTCTGCCGCGCAGTTTGCCCGCCAGTTTCTCGTAGCGGTCCCGGAACACCGCGACGAAGTCCGAGTATTCGCCGGTCCCAGTTGACTGGCCGGTCATGTCGTTCGCAACGTCGATAGCTCGAAGGGATGTGTCCACGTCCCGTGACCCCCCCGTTTCAGGTGGAACTGGGGCACCCGGTTCGGTCGACGTGGTTTCGTCATTTCCAGTTGAAACGGAGGGGTGTGACTGGGCCGGAGCGCCGGTCATTTCATTTCCGTGGTCTGGCTCGGTATTCGACGTTCCGTCGCCGCTTTCTATCGCTTCAACCACAGATTCGACATGGTCGGTCGTCAGCTTCAGTGCTTCATCGGGGAGCGTTTCGAGTGCGCGTTCCAGCGTCGCCGACGGATCTCGGGTGTCGGCGATCCGAGTCACTGCCTCGCGTTCCGCGTTATAGCCGCGGCTCGCGAGTTCGCTGACGATGCGTGCCGGCGTCTCCAGAGGCACGTTCCACACTCCGTGTCTGTGGGCAAAAGGATAGCGGACCGACAGCCGTCACAAGATTGATACCCCGCTGTCGGCAATCCGAGATAGGATGGGCCGGGACGGATCGACCAGCAGCACGCCTTCAGGCGGGACAGACGAGTCTGTGGACGCCAGCCCTACGTTTCGTTTCGGCCTGTACGTCCGTGACATCGGGACGAGTGTCGGAGCGGTCCTGCTTGTGGGCGGGTTCCTGTTCGCTGTCAGTGGGGTGTGGCCGCCGCTCGTCGCCATCGAAAGCGGGAGCATGGAGCCACACATCGACACCGGCGATATGGTGTTTGTCATGGACGCAGAACGCTTCTCGGGGCAAGAGGCCCGTCACGGCGTTGTAACGGCAGCGGCCGGGACAGAGACCGGATATCAGACCTTTCAACAGCCCGGTGACGTCATCGTCTTCGAGCCCAACGGTAACGAGCAACGAACGCCGATCATCCACCGGTCAATGCTGTGGGTCAGTGCCGGCGAGAACTGGTACGACCGCGCGAACCGGGAGTACATCGGGAGCGCGGACAGTTGCGACGAGCTTCGGAACTGTCCAGCGCCGCATGCTGGGTTTATCACGAAGGGTGACAACAAAGTAACCAACAGTAGATACGATCAGGTCACCGGGGCGAGTACTGTTGTCCGCCCGGAGTGGGTCATTGGAACCGGGACCTTCCGAATCCCACGTCTTGGGTACGTTCGGGTCCAGCCGTCCCAGCTATGGCACACGTCGGTGTCGATACCGGTCGGAGGAGCTTCAGCACCGACGGCAGCCTGAGTAAATCGGAAGATAGCGTTCTGTCCAACAACAGAAAGTTGATTGGCCGCCTCCGAGTATTCGTGGTACGAATGGCCGGGCCAGACCGTCGGTCGTCGGACGGAGACGAAACCGAGGGACCGGGAGGGATGATGTACGTGGCCGATATCGTCAGTAGCGCCGGCTCAGTCCTGCTCGTCGGGGTGTTGCTGTTCGCAGTCAGCGGTGTGTGGCCTCCGCTCGTCGCTATCGAAAGCCCGAGCATGGACCCCCATATCAAAGAAGGCGACCTCGTGTTCGTGATGGAAGAAGAGCGGTTCTCCGGCCCGGACGATCACGGGGGCGTCGTCACCGCAGCGAACGACGATAGCTATCGGACGTTCCAGCGTCCAGGCGACGTTATCGTATACGAACCCGACGGTAACAGTCGGCAAACGCCGATCATCCACCGAGCGATGTTGTGGGTCGAGGAAGATGAGAACTGGTACAACCGCGCGAACAAGGACTACATCGGTAGTGCGGACAGCTGTGACGACCTCAGCTCCTGTCCGGCCGACCACGCCGGCTTCATCACCAAGGGCGACAACAACGGTCGGTACGACCAGGTCGGCTCCAGCCCCATCAGCGAACCAGTTAAGCCCGGGTGGGTCGTCGGAACTGCGGAGATACGGGTTCCGTTGCTGGGCCAGGTTCGACTCCAGTGGAACAAAGCCGGAGCGACTGATGTAGTAACGGACGAGGCGGGGCCGACGGTGACGAACGAGACAGGACCCACAGCGGTGAACGGAACCGCGGCCGGGTAGCCGTATCACTCGAAGGGGACTGTTTCATCTGGAACGAGAGTGACTATCGGGCGCTAGTGCAACTCGAAGATCAGTTGTCGAACCGGGCCTGAACGAACGGCTGGACGTCGTCGATATCGCCGAGTCTCGAATCCGACAGGAGCACCGCTTCCGTCTCTTCGGTTGGAACTGACAGCGAGATTTCTTTCGTCCGGCCGTAACGGCCCTTCGAGACGACGACAGCGTTGACGATGCCGAGCATATCCAGTTCGGAGATGAGGTCGGTGACGCGACGCTGTGTCAGGATATCGGCGTCAATCTCCTCACAGAGGTTCTTGTAGATGTTGAACACCTCGCCGGTGTTGATGTTGTGAACACCGTTCTTTTCGAGGAGGATGATAGCGAAGAGGACAATTTTCGACTGTGTGGGGAGCGTCCGGACGACCTCGACGACGCGGTCGAGTTCGATTTTCTCCTGGGCCTGCCGGACGTGATCTTCGAGGACGTTGTCCGTCTGGTCCCGTTCAGCAAGTTCGCCGGCCGTCCGAAGGAGATCAAGCGCGCGGCGCGCGTCGCCGTGTTCCTGTGCGGCGAAGGCCGCACACAGCGGGATCACATCCTCGGTGAGCGCGTCGCCTTTGAACGCCACGTCCGAGCGTGCCTGCAAGATGTCCCGGAGCTGGTTCGCGTCGTAGGGCGGGAAGACGATTTCCTCTTCGCCGAGACTTGACTTGACCCGAGGGT includes:
- a CDS encoding S26 family signal peptidase, whose amino-acid sequence is MMYVADIVSSAGSVLLVGVLLFAVSGVWPPLVAIESPSMDPHIKEGDLVFVMEEERFSGPDDHGGVVTAANDDSYRTFQRPGDVIVYEPDGNSRQTPIIHRAMLWVEEDENWYNRANKDYIGSADSCDDLSSCPADHAGFITKGDNNGRYDQVGSSPISEPVKPGWVVGTAEIRVPLLGQVRLQWNKAGATDVVTDEAGPTVTNETGPTAVNGTAAG
- a CDS encoding S26 family signal peptidase, with the protein product MGRDGSTSSTPSGGTDESVDASPTFRFGLYVRDIGTSVGAVLLVGGFLFAVSGVWPPLVAIESGSMEPHIDTGDMVFVMDAERFSGQEARHGVVTAAAGTETGYQTFQQPGDVIVFEPNGNEQRTPIIHRSMLWVSAGENWYDRANREYIGSADSCDELRNCPAPHAGFITKGDNKVTNSRYDQVTGASTVVRPEWVIGTGTFRIPRLGYVRVQPSQLWHTSVSIPVGGASAPTAA
- a CDS encoding DNA-directed DNA polymerase II small subunit — encoded protein: MPLETPARIVSELASRGYNAEREAVTRIADTRDPSATLERALETLPDEALKLTTDHVESVVEAIESGDGTSNTEPDHGNEMTGAPAQSHPSVSTGNDETTSTEPGAPVPPETGGSRDVDTSLRAIDVANDMTGQSTGTGEYSDFVAVFRDRYEKLAGKLRGRVNHRPTDAIENMGGGSDAALIGMVSDIRSTASGHWLVELEDTNGTFPCLVMKDRPIADLVQQLLMDEVIAVEGTLADDAGILFVDSLYFPDVPRTHSPSTADRHVQAALISDVHVGSQEFMEDAWHRFTDWLHTPEAEHVEYLLIAGDMVEGVGIYPEQDKELDIIDIYDQYRAFSEYLKEVPADMEIRMIPGNHDAVRLAEPQPGFDEELRDIMSAHDAQVHSNPSLVTVEGVTVLMYHGVSLDEVIAELPEEEASYEEPHKAMYQLLKKRHVAPQYGGHTRLAPEDRDYLVMEEVPDVFHTGHVHKLGWGEYHNVVALNSGCWQAQTEFQKSVNIDPDAGFAPILDLDTLDMTVRKFS